From Thermogemmatispora onikobensis, one genomic window encodes:
- a CDS encoding HD domain-containing protein — MAEELVRDPLLGEQRLSEPVLLAVLDSAPLRRLKGVHQAGASYLVRAGRDTTRYEHSLGVMLLIRHLGGGLEEQLAGLLHDVSHTAFSHVADYLFACFDEDYHERHLRQVIEHSDLPALLRSFGLDLGQILAFEHWPLLEQPAPELCADRVDYTLRDLWHAGYLTQAEVEGFLQALRVHEGRIVVAGQKAAIWFARQYVRLVTDLFMHPLEMFADYQLAQALRLALDEGLLRETDLFLEDAGLLARLRQSAHPAITRCLSLLRPGLEVVEVSPDQPFEIYARVKPRMVDPLVLLEDGRLVRCSALDGDLAALQQAVLHKAKRGSYLRLRS, encoded by the coding sequence GTGGCAGAAGAGCTGGTCCGTGATCCGTTGCTGGGTGAGCAGCGACTCAGCGAGCCCGTCCTGCTGGCGGTGCTCGACTCAGCGCCGCTGCGGCGTTTGAAGGGGGTCCATCAGGCCGGAGCTTCCTATCTGGTGCGTGCGGGACGCGATACAACGCGCTACGAACACTCTCTGGGGGTGATGCTGCTGATTCGTCACCTCGGCGGAGGGCTGGAGGAACAGCTGGCCGGCCTGCTACATGATGTCTCTCATACGGCCTTCTCTCATGTGGCAGACTATTTGTTTGCTTGCTTCGATGAGGACTATCATGAGCGACACCTGCGCCAAGTGATTGAGCACTCGGACCTGCCAGCGCTGCTGCGTTCCTTCGGGCTGGACCTGGGGCAGATTCTGGCGTTTGAGCACTGGCCGCTTTTAGAGCAGCCGGCTCCTGAATTGTGTGCCGATCGGGTGGATTATACGCTGCGCGATTTGTGGCACGCAGGCTACCTGACACAGGCTGAGGTGGAGGGCTTTCTGCAGGCGCTTCGCGTGCACGAGGGGCGCATAGTGGTGGCCGGGCAGAAGGCCGCAATCTGGTTTGCGCGCCAGTACGTGCGCCTGGTGACGGACCTGTTTATGCATCCATTGGAGATGTTCGCCGACTATCAGCTGGCACAGGCCTTGCGCCTGGCCTTGGACGAGGGCCTGCTGCGCGAGACGGACCTGTTCCTCGAGGATGCCGGGCTGCTCGCCCGCCTCCGTCAGTCGGCTCACCCGGCGATCACGCGCTGCCTGAGCCTGCTGCGGCCCGGCCTGGAGGTGGTGGAGGTCTCGCCAGATCAACCTTTTGAGATCTATGCCCGGGTGAAGCCGCGCATGGTCGATCCGCTGGTGCTGCTGGAAGATGGCCGGCTGGTCCGCTGCTCGGCACTCGATGGAGACCTGGCGGCACTGCAGCAGGCGGTGTTGCACAAGGCCAAACGCGGCAGCTATCTACGCCTGCGCAGCTGA
- the hisF gene encoding imidazole glycerol phosphate synthase subunit HisF translates to MLTKRIIPCLDVDAGRVVKGVNFLNLRDAGDPVELAAFYNGEGADELVFLDITASYEQRKTMLDVVARTAEQVFIPVTVGGGIRSVEDIRATLGAGADKTSVNTAAVQQPELLRAGAEQFGAQCIVLAIDARSNAAMPSGYEVYIHGGRTPTGLDAVEWACRGVELGAGEILLTSMDRDGTQQGYDLTLTARIAQAVNVPVIASGGVGTLEHLYEGLTSGGADAVLAASIFHFGQYRIAEAKRYLRERGVAVRWDEAEEESHDDAQV, encoded by the coding sequence ATGCTAACGAAACGAATTATTCCCTGTCTGGATGTGGACGCCGGGCGCGTCGTGAAGGGGGTCAACTTCCTCAACCTGCGCGACGCTGGAGACCCAGTCGAGTTGGCGGCTTTCTATAACGGCGAAGGAGCTGACGAACTGGTCTTTCTCGACATCACGGCCTCCTATGAGCAGCGCAAGACCATGCTCGATGTTGTGGCCCGGACGGCTGAGCAGGTCTTCATTCCGGTGACGGTCGGCGGAGGCATTCGTAGCGTGGAGGATATTCGCGCCACCCTGGGAGCAGGGGCCGATAAGACCTCGGTCAATACGGCAGCAGTGCAGCAGCCCGAGCTGCTGCGGGCGGGAGCCGAGCAGTTTGGTGCCCAGTGCATCGTGCTCGCCATCGATGCCCGCAGCAATGCTGCCATGCCCAGCGGCTACGAGGTCTATATTCATGGAGGGCGCACGCCCACAGGCCTCGACGCCGTTGAATGGGCCTGCCGCGGCGTCGAGCTGGGCGCGGGCGAGATCCTGCTGACCAGTATGGACCGCGATGGAACACAGCAGGGCTATGATCTCACCCTGACCGCCCGCATCGCCCAGGCTGTCAATGTGCCCGTGATCGCTTCGGGCGGCGTAGGGACCCTTGAGCATCTGTATGAGGGACTGACCAGCGGGGGCGCCGATGCCGTGCTCGCCGCCTCCATTTTCCACTTTGGCCAGTATCGCATCGCCGAGGCCAAGCGCTACCTGCGCGAGCGCGGGGTGGCCGTGCGCTGGGATGAGGCAGAGGAGGAGAGCCACGATGACGCTCAGGTTTGA
- the ileS gene encoding isoleucine--tRNA ligase — protein sequence MSGEASVFQPVIAADRVDYPALEHEIQRWWDEHDVRQRYLHRNDHSDKQYSFLDGPMTANNPMGVHHAWGRTYKDLFQRFKTMQGYRQRYQNGFDCQGLWVEVNVEQELGLKNKREIEEFGIARFVELCKERVFRFARRITEQSIRLGYWMDWGNDYYTLSDENNYTIWYFLKRCHERGLIYKGHDVMTWCPRCGTGISNMETLSEDWHELSHLSLYVLFPLVERPGEYLLVWTTTPWTLAANVAAAVHPELTYVKVEQDGQVFYLAEERLNLLRELRGRDKGEYRVLERLTGEQLVGWSYRGPFDELPAAQGVSHRVIPWKEVSASEGTGIVHIAPGCGREDFALSKEFDLTVLAPVDEFGVYVEGYNWLTGQSVLEVARPVAENLAQKGLLYRSQNYRHRYPVCWRCKTELIFRLVDEWYISMEQLRYEIMEVARQVTWIPAFGLERELDWLRNMDDWMISKKRYWGLALPIYECQQCGTFEVIGSKEELRERAVEGWEEFEGHSPHRPWVDAVKIRCQQCGALVSRIKDVGNPWLDAGIVSFSTLDYRHNRDYWRQWFPADFVTESFPGQFKNWFYALLVMSTVLENTTPFKTLLGYATVLDEDGEIMHKSKGNAIDFDDAAERVGADTMRWLYTSQDPEQNLRFPRIPTREDVERAAREGVPVRLSEKWMLVRRSLDKVWNIYWFFVTYANIDGFNPTRYQLAAERRSNLDQWILSELQQTILEVTAGLERYESAHATAALQDFIENLSNWYLRRSRERIWKSELDDDKLGAYLTLYECLTTLVTLLAPFVPFFAESLYQNLVRSVQQEAPLSVHLCDWPQARQQLINEALTHDTHLVMRVVGLGRAAREKAQIRVRQPLNTLYVRLPSQADQEALLRLKDQVLEELNIKRLELLSDDSEMLAYTLRAQARVLGPKYGPLVQKILATLKGLDAQAASEAARQLREEGALKLTIEGREVTLTPDEVEVIATARPGYVTAEERGAVVVLETTITPELREEGLIRDLTHYIQDMRKRANLKIEDHIQLTLCTDEALAAMMQRHASELQEETLADSLRIETTPLADALPGELYRETLAPTSPRRLEDYTVQVIISASPSSTGSR from the coding sequence GTGTCAGGTGAAGCAAGCGTCTTTCAGCCAGTGATTGCGGCTGACCGGGTTGACTACCCGGCGCTGGAGCACGAGATTCAACGCTGGTGGGATGAGCACGATGTGCGCCAGCGCTACTTGCATCGCAACGATCACAGCGACAAGCAATATTCGTTTCTCGATGGCCCGATGACGGCTAACAACCCGATGGGGGTCCATCACGCCTGGGGCCGCACCTATAAGGATCTCTTCCAGCGCTTCAAAACCATGCAGGGCTACCGGCAGCGCTACCAGAATGGCTTCGACTGCCAGGGCCTGTGGGTGGAGGTCAATGTCGAGCAGGAGCTGGGCCTCAAGAACAAGCGGGAGATCGAGGAGTTTGGCATCGCGCGCTTTGTCGAGCTGTGCAAGGAGCGCGTCTTCCGCTTTGCCCGCCGCATCACCGAGCAATCGATCCGGCTGGGCTACTGGATGGACTGGGGCAACGACTATTATACGCTCTCCGATGAGAATAACTATACGATCTGGTACTTTCTGAAGCGCTGCCACGAGCGCGGCTTGATCTACAAAGGGCACGATGTCATGACCTGGTGCCCTCGCTGCGGCACTGGGATCTCCAATATGGAGACCCTCTCAGAGGACTGGCATGAACTGAGCCATCTGAGCCTGTATGTGCTCTTCCCGCTGGTCGAGCGCCCCGGCGAGTACCTGCTGGTCTGGACAACCACCCCCTGGACGCTGGCCGCTAACGTGGCCGCCGCAGTTCATCCCGAACTGACCTATGTCAAGGTCGAGCAGGATGGCCAGGTCTTCTATCTGGCGGAGGAGCGCCTGAACCTGCTACGCGAGCTGCGCGGACGCGATAAGGGCGAGTATCGCGTTCTGGAGCGCCTCACGGGCGAGCAGTTGGTGGGTTGGAGCTACCGCGGTCCTTTCGATGAGCTGCCCGCCGCCCAGGGTGTCAGCCATCGGGTCATTCCCTGGAAGGAGGTCAGCGCCAGCGAGGGAACAGGCATCGTACACATCGCCCCGGGCTGTGGTCGCGAGGACTTCGCGCTCTCGAAGGAGTTCGATCTGACGGTGCTGGCCCCAGTCGATGAGTTCGGCGTCTACGTCGAGGGCTACAACTGGCTCACCGGCCAGTCGGTCTTGGAAGTGGCGCGGCCCGTTGCTGAGAATCTGGCACAGAAGGGCCTCCTCTATCGCTCGCAGAACTATCGCCACCGCTATCCGGTCTGCTGGCGCTGCAAGACTGAGCTGATCTTCCGCCTGGTCGATGAGTGGTATATCTCGATGGAGCAGCTGCGCTATGAGATCATGGAGGTTGCCCGCCAGGTGACCTGGATTCCTGCCTTCGGCCTGGAGCGCGAGCTGGACTGGCTGCGCAATATGGACGACTGGATGATCTCGAAGAAGCGCTATTGGGGGCTGGCACTGCCAATCTACGAATGCCAGCAGTGCGGCACCTTCGAGGTCATCGGCAGCAAGGAGGAGCTGCGCGAGCGGGCTGTCGAGGGCTGGGAGGAGTTCGAAGGCCATTCTCCGCATCGTCCCTGGGTCGACGCCGTCAAGATCCGCTGCCAGCAGTGCGGCGCCCTGGTCTCGCGCATCAAAGATGTTGGCAACCCCTGGCTGGATGCCGGCATCGTCTCGTTCTCAACGCTGGACTATCGCCACAACCGCGACTACTGGCGCCAGTGGTTCCCGGCGGACTTCGTGACGGAGTCCTTCCCGGGCCAGTTCAAGAACTGGTTCTATGCCCTGCTGGTAATGAGCACAGTTCTGGAGAACACGACTCCCTTTAAGACCTTGCTCGGTTACGCGACGGTCCTCGATGAGGACGGCGAGATCATGCATAAGTCGAAGGGGAATGCGATCGACTTCGACGACGCCGCCGAGCGCGTGGGCGCCGATACCATGCGCTGGCTCTATACCAGCCAGGACCCCGAGCAGAACCTGCGCTTCCCCCGTATTCCTACCCGCGAGGATGTCGAGCGGGCCGCCCGCGAGGGGGTTCCGGTGCGCCTGAGCGAGAAGTGGATGCTGGTGCGCCGCTCCCTCGATAAGGTCTGGAATATCTACTGGTTCTTTGTGACCTACGCCAATATCGACGGCTTCAATCCAACGCGCTACCAGCTGGCGGCAGAGCGACGCAGCAATCTGGATCAGTGGATTCTCTCTGAGCTGCAGCAGACGATTCTGGAGGTAACCGCCGGCCTGGAGCGCTACGAGAGTGCCCACGCTACGGCTGCCCTGCAAGACTTCATCGAGAACCTCTCGAACTGGTACCTGCGCCGTAGCCGCGAACGCATCTGGAAGTCTGAGCTGGATGACGATAAGCTCGGCGCCTATCTGACGCTCTACGAGTGCCTGACTACACTGGTGACGCTGCTGGCTCCGTTTGTGCCCTTCTTCGCGGAGAGCCTCTATCAGAACCTGGTGCGCAGCGTTCAGCAGGAGGCCCCGCTCAGCGTCCATCTCTGCGATTGGCCTCAGGCCCGTCAGCAGCTCATCAATGAGGCACTGACACACGATACGCATCTGGTAATGCGCGTGGTTGGCCTGGGCCGCGCCGCCCGCGAGAAGGCGCAGATCCGCGTGCGCCAGCCGCTCAATACGCTCTATGTGCGCCTGCCGTCGCAGGCCGATCAGGAGGCACTGCTGCGCCTGAAGGACCAGGTGCTGGAGGAGCTGAATATCAAGCGCCTGGAGTTGCTCAGCGACGATAGTGAGATGTTGGCCTATACCCTGCGCGCCCAGGCCCGTGTTCTGGGACCGAAGTATGGGCCACTGGTGCAGAAGATTCTGGCGACACTCAAGGGCCTGGATGCCCAGGCGGCCAGCGAGGCTGCCCGCCAGCTGCGCGAAGAGGGAGCCTTAAAGCTGACGATCGAGGGCCGCGAGGTTACTTTGACGCCAGATGAGGTGGAGGTGATCGCTACGGCTCGCCCAGGCTACGTCACCGCCGAGGAGCGCGGCGCGGTAGTGGTGCTGGAGACAACGATCACGCCCGAACTACGCGAGGAGGGGCTGATCCGCGATCTGACCCACTATATCCAGGATATGCGCAAGCGGGCCAATCTCAAGATTGAGGACCATATCCAGCTGACCCTCTGCACAGATGAGGCGCTGGCGGCTATGATGCAGCGCCACGCCTCCGAGCTACAGGAGGAGACGCTCGCCGACAGCCTGCGCATCGAGACGACTCCGCTCGCTGACGCTCTGCCCGGAGAACTCTATCGAGAGACGCTCGCGCCTACCTCGCCGCGCAGGTTGGAGGACTATACGGTCCAGGTGATTATCTCGGCCTCGCCATCCTCGACTGGCAGTCGCTGA
- a CDS encoding mannosyltransferase family protein, with amino-acid sequence MGTLRSAWKEAAWVFGLSRLLLLLITYVGGVLLRPRNMASIPCVNNGLRFCLLGWYHWDADAFGRIAHVGYRSVADVAFFPFWPWLIRLGATVLGHRFPLSFLLSELLLSNLFFFAALVAFYMLASEGLHFDPAQARKALWYLTFYAYAIFFFAGYSESLFLLLTLTIFLLLQGTALWRWWLAGLLGCVAALTRSTAIVLLVPFLFFYVERFWGAGSLAAAAASGEIAQAQRWRLWLRRVLAALPALLIPAALAAYMGYLGLRFGDPFIYSRMERTVWGRQFAFPWVAFGPALGALLTGPLHTEMAVRNLMDLLFTLLPLGVLAAGWRQLPAAYRFFSLALALFALCFPLVAGETLASQPRYMMMAFPLFLVLARWSKRFPSLDLVYGGFCAPLFALNALLFTLHYWVA; translated from the coding sequence ATGGGTACGCTGCGATCTGCGTGGAAAGAGGCGGCTTGGGTCTTTGGGCTCAGCCGCCTCTTGCTGCTCTTGATCACCTATGTTGGGGGGGTCCTGCTCCGCCCCAGAAATATGGCCTCGATCCCTTGTGTGAACAACGGGCTGCGCTTCTGCCTGCTCGGCTGGTACCACTGGGATGCAGACGCCTTCGGGCGCATCGCGCATGTGGGCTATCGCTCCGTGGCCGATGTGGCCTTTTTCCCGTTCTGGCCCTGGCTGATCCGCCTCGGCGCCACCGTCCTGGGACACCGTTTCCCGCTCTCGTTCCTGCTGTCCGAGCTCCTGCTGTCGAATCTCTTCTTCTTCGCTGCCCTGGTTGCCTTCTACATGCTGGCCAGCGAGGGACTCCATTTCGATCCGGCTCAGGCTCGTAAGGCGCTCTGGTATCTGACATTCTATGCCTACGCGATCTTTTTCTTCGCCGGCTATAGCGAGTCGCTTTTCCTGTTGCTCACTCTGACGATCTTTCTTCTCCTACAGGGAACGGCGCTCTGGCGCTGGTGGCTGGCGGGTTTGTTGGGCTGTGTCGCCGCTTTGACGCGCTCGACCGCCATCGTGCTGCTGGTGCCATTCTTGTTCTTCTACGTTGAGCGCTTCTGGGGAGCTGGCTCGCTGGCGGCAGCAGCAGCGTCTGGAGAGATAGCTCAGGCTCAGCGCTGGCGCCTGTGGCTGCGTCGTGTGCTGGCGGCCTTGCCGGCTCTCCTGATTCCGGCGGCCCTGGCTGCCTACATGGGCTATCTTGGGCTGCGCTTCGGCGATCCGTTCATCTACAGCCGCATGGAGCGTACGGTCTGGGGGCGGCAGTTTGCATTTCCCTGGGTAGCTTTCGGGCCAGCCCTGGGGGCCTTGTTGACTGGTCCTTTGCATACCGAGATGGCGGTGCGCAATCTGATGGATCTGCTCTTTACCTTGCTCCCGCTGGGAGTCCTGGCTGCCGGCTGGCGTCAGCTGCCTGCGGCTTATCGCTTCTTCTCGCTGGCGCTGGCGCTCTTTGCGCTCTGCTTTCCGCTGGTAGCAGGCGAGACGCTGGCTTCGCAGCCACGCTATATGATGATGGCCTTCCCCCTCTTCCTGGTGCTGGCGCGCTGGAGCAAGCGCTTCCCCAGTCTCGACCTGGTCTACGGCGGGTTCTGCGCTCCTCTCTTTGCGCTGAATGCCTTGCTCTTTACGTTGCATTACTGGGTTGCTTGA
- the hisH gene encoding imidazole glycerol phosphate synthase subunit HisH, which produces MIAIIDYGAGNLRSIQKALEHVGAQAVVTADPATVARARAVVLPGVGSGGAAMLRLKTTGLDKAIREATARGRPFLGICLGMQLLAEHHAEGEVEGLRLFAGEVRRIPQGPKIPHMGWNQVQPLRPDLPIFKGIPDGAFFYFAHSYYVEPRDPSGVAAVTDYGTPYCSVIVSDHLWGTQFHPEKSGAMGLRLLANFVRWVGERVP; this is translated from the coding sequence ATGATCGCTATCATTGACTACGGGGCTGGCAATCTGCGCAGTATCCAGAAGGCCCTGGAGCATGTCGGCGCCCAGGCAGTGGTGACCGCCGACCCGGCCACGGTGGCACGCGCACGAGCTGTGGTGCTGCCGGGAGTTGGCTCTGGTGGGGCCGCCATGCTGCGCCTGAAGACCACTGGTCTCGATAAGGCCATTCGCGAGGCCACGGCCCGCGGGCGGCCTTTCCTGGGCATCTGCCTTGGGATGCAGCTGCTGGCTGAGCACCACGCCGAAGGCGAAGTTGAGGGCTTGCGCCTCTTCGCCGGTGAGGTGCGTCGCATTCCCCAGGGACCCAAGATTCCGCACATGGGCTGGAACCAGGTACAGCCACTGCGCCCGGATCTGCCTATATTTAAAGGAATACCTGACGGGGCTTTCTTCTACTTCGCCCATTCCTATTATGTTGAGCCGCGTGATCCTTCCGGGGTGGCTGCTGTCACCGACTATGGCACGCCCTATTGCAGCGTCATTGTCAGCGACCACCTGTGGGGAACGCAGTTCCATCCCGAGAAGAGCGGAGCGATGGGGCTGCGCCTGCTGGCGAACTTCGTGCGCTGGGTGGGGGAGCGTGTTCCATGA
- the hisI gene encoding phosphoribosyl-AMP cyclohydrolase yields the protein MTLRFDRQGLIPAVIQDDESNEVLMVAFMNEEALRLTRETGYTHFYSRSRQAIWRKGEQSGHTQQVRAIFVNCEENSLLIRVVQQGGAACHDGYRSCYYRRLLPDDRYEVIAARVFDPAAVYGHTPPLSQPEAATSPKANQAGSAEIDATVGGQLETLLRQLYTAYQYLRDHDLSEQSHTSRLLQEPNPTYLLGRLADELQELAGVLQGTHRHRELPADIILEGSQVGYWLMLLAATYRLPYEEFLPHQALLAGYRLPVEEEQAVEQQQACLSALASAEQAHVIKGLQLGFSLIGRACALAGLSPLEPARDDLEQMRRKGLVS from the coding sequence ATGACGCTCAGGTTTGACCGCCAGGGCCTGATTCCGGCGGTAATTCAGGATGATGAGAGCAATGAGGTGCTGATGGTGGCCTTCATGAATGAGGAGGCCCTGCGCCTGACGCGCGAGACCGGCTATACCCACTTCTATAGTCGCTCGCGCCAGGCCATCTGGCGCAAGGGCGAGCAGTCGGGGCACACCCAGCAGGTGCGCGCCATCTTCGTCAATTGCGAGGAGAATAGCCTGCTCATCCGCGTCGTCCAACAAGGTGGGGCCGCCTGCCATGACGGCTACCGCAGCTGCTACTATCGGCGCCTGCTCCCTGACGATCGCTATGAGGTGATTGCGGCCCGCGTCTTCGACCCGGCGGCGGTCTATGGCCACACTCCTCCGCTGTCGCAGCCAGAAGCGGCAACCTCGCCGAAAGCGAACCAGGCGGGGAGTGCAGAGATAGACGCCACCGTCGGCGGGCAACTGGAGACGCTGCTACGCCAGCTCTACACGGCCTACCAGTACCTGCGTGACCACGATCTCAGCGAGCAGTCACATACCTCGCGCCTACTCCAGGAACCCAATCCGACCTATCTTCTCGGACGACTGGCCGATGAGTTGCAGGAGCTGGCGGGCGTGCTCCAGGGGACCCATCGCCATCGCGAGCTGCCAGCCGACATCATCCTGGAGGGCAGTCAGGTCGGCTACTGGCTGATGCTGCTGGCTGCCACCTACCGACTCCCATATGAGGAGTTCCTTCCTCATCAGGCCCTGCTGGCAGGCTACCGGCTGCCTGTCGAAGAGGAACAGGCCGTTGAGCAACAGCAAGCCTGCTTGAGTGCCCTCGCGAGCGCCGAGCAGGCCCACGTCATCAAGGGCCTGCAACTCGGTTTCTCTCTCATCGGACGGGCCTGCGCCCTGGCCGGCCTCAGTCCTCTGGAGCCAGCACGCGACGACCTGGAGCAAATGCGCCGCAAGGGACTGGTCTCCTAA
- the hisA gene encoding 1-(5-phosphoribosyl)-5-[(5-phosphoribosylamino)methylideneamino]imidazole-4-carboxamide isomerase: MIVLPAIDLHEGRCVRLYQGDYRQATVYSHDPVAVAQRWQEAGAHWLHLVDLDGAAQGQPVNLATVERIRAATTLQIELGGGLRDLASIERVLSLGIERVVLGTSAVRQPMLVAEAVQRWGERIAVGLDARAGLVAIAGWRQTESIAAVELAVQLCTLGVARFIYTDIARDGTLGGPNLEALQAILQVVRRAQPARAVIASGGVRSLEDVRSLARLGVEGVIIGKALYTGDVDLAAALACAAACEPTAESGA, from the coding sequence ATGATCGTCTTGCCAGCCATTGATCTGCACGAGGGGCGCTGTGTCCGTCTCTACCAGGGCGACTATCGCCAGGCCACGGTGTACAGCCACGACCCGGTGGCAGTGGCTCAGCGTTGGCAGGAAGCTGGGGCGCACTGGCTGCACCTGGTTGACCTGGACGGCGCTGCCCAGGGACAGCCAGTCAATCTGGCCACAGTGGAGCGCATTCGGGCCGCTACCACACTGCAGATCGAGCTAGGCGGCGGCCTGCGCGACCTGGCCAGTATCGAGCGCGTGCTCTCCCTCGGCATCGAGCGGGTGGTGCTGGGGACCAGCGCGGTGCGCCAGCCCATGCTGGTGGCTGAGGCCGTGCAGCGCTGGGGAGAACGCATCGCCGTGGGATTGGATGCCCGGGCCGGCCTGGTGGCGATCGCCGGCTGGCGGCAGACGGAGAGCATCGCCGCCGTAGAGCTGGCCGTCCAGTTGTGTACGCTGGGAGTGGCGCGCTTTATCTACACTGATATCGCCCGCGATGGAACGCTGGGCGGGCCGAATCTGGAGGCGCTGCAGGCCATACTGCAGGTGGTGAGGCGGGCCCAGCCAGCGCGAGCCGTGATTGCTTCCGGGGGTGTCCGCTCGCTGGAAGATGTCCGCTCGCTGGCCCGCCTGGGAGTCGAAGGGGTCATCATTGGAAAGGCCCTCTACACGGGAGATGTGGATCTGGCAGCGGCCCTGGCCTGCGCCGCGGCTTGCGAACCGACGGCGGAGAGCGGCGCCTGA